One Natronomonas moolapensis 8.8.11 genomic region harbors:
- a CDS encoding spermidine synthase: protein MSLSTGRALRQLTAPELAVFVSGVASMGLEILAGRIIAPQFGSSIYTWGSIIGVFLAALSLGYHYGGKRAARRASVGRLSWILLGTATYVALLIFANEALLAAGSAFPLPSRFASLPAVTLLFGPPTYLLGFISPYAAELSATDGVGEASGRVYALGTIGSIVGVFGTTFGLIPAFGIETIGFLFGLLLVGTAVSITLPSVDRRSLFATAGVTLLLVASLGSGAIGVSTGGQVVHQTQTQYQELEVTDLGDTRTLYLDGQRHSAMDLRDPDRHVFSYTRYFHMPYLFAEKPDEIDRVLFVGGGGFTGPKRFVSEYDATVDVVEIDPEVIRTATEYFGVEESDQLNIHNADGRQFLRETDETYDLIVLDAYKKDKVPFQLTTLEFMQLTNDRLSADGLLFANVISAPTGPASEFYRAEYKTMTQVYPQVYGFQTAGPGVVQNIEVVATKNPEPVTQSQLRTRNRQRDIGIDLESEIDNYRRDEPTDDVPVLRDDYAPVDSLLDPMIGQRYVIQQAPPENETAG from the coding sequence ATGTCCCTCTCGACGGGCCGGGCGCTCCGCCAGCTGACAGCGCCCGAACTCGCGGTGTTCGTCTCCGGCGTCGCGAGTATGGGCCTCGAGATCCTCGCCGGGCGGATCATCGCCCCGCAGTTCGGCAGCAGCATCTACACCTGGGGGAGCATCATCGGGGTGTTTCTCGCGGCGTTGAGCCTCGGGTACCACTACGGCGGCAAGCGGGCCGCCCGGCGAGCGAGCGTCGGGCGCCTGTCGTGGATCCTCCTGGGGACCGCCACCTACGTGGCGCTTTTGATTTTCGCGAACGAGGCACTGTTGGCCGCCGGCTCGGCGTTTCCGCTGCCGAGTCGGTTCGCGTCGCTGCCCGCGGTTACGCTGCTTTTCGGCCCGCCGACCTACCTCCTCGGGTTCATCAGCCCGTACGCGGCCGAACTCTCCGCGACCGACGGCGTCGGCGAGGCGTCCGGGCGGGTGTACGCCCTCGGAACGATCGGCAGCATCGTCGGCGTCTTCGGCACGACGTTCGGGCTCATTCCCGCGTTCGGCATCGAGACGATCGGGTTCCTTTTCGGACTGTTGCTCGTCGGGACAGCGGTGTCGATCACACTGCCGTCGGTGGACCGGCGGTCGCTCTTCGCCACAGCGGGCGTCACGCTGTTGCTCGTCGCCTCGCTCGGAAGCGGAGCGATCGGAGTCTCGACCGGCGGCCAGGTCGTCCACCAGACCCAGACGCAGTATCAAGAACTCGAGGTCACGGACCTCGGCGACACCCGGACGCTGTATCTCGACGGCCAGCGTCACAGCGCGATGGACCTCCGAGACCCCGATCGGCACGTCTTCAGTTACACCCGATACTTCCATATGCCGTACCTGTTCGCCGAGAAGCCCGACGAAATCGACCGAGTGTTGTTCGTCGGAGGCGGCGGCTTCACCGGCCCGAAGCGGTTCGTCTCGGAGTACGACGCCACCGTCGACGTGGTCGAGATCGATCCCGAAGTGATCCGAACCGCAACGGAGTACTTCGGCGTCGAGGAGTCCGATCAGCTCAACATCCACAACGCTGACGGCAGACAGTTCCTCCGGGAGACCGACGAGACCTACGACCTGATCGTCCTCGACGCTTATAAAAAGGACAAGGTGCCGTTCCAGTTGACGACTCTGGAGTTCATGCAACTGACGAACGACCGGCTCTCGGCGGACGGACTCCTGTTCGCGAACGTCATCTCGGCCCCGACCGGCCCGGCCTCGGAGTTCTACCGCGCCGAGTACAAGACGATGACACAGGTCTACCCGCAGGTGTACGGTTTTCAGACTGCCGGGCCGGGAGTGGTCCAGAACATCGAGGTCGTCGCGACAAAGAACCCCGAGCCCGTAACGCAATCACAGCTCCGAACGAGAAACCGTCAGCGCGATATCGGCATCGACCTCGAGAGCGAGATCGACAACTACCGCCGAGACGAGCCGACCGACGACGTGCCGGTCCTCCGGGACGACTACGCGCCGGTCGATAGCCTCCTCGATCCGATGATCGGGCAGCGATACGTCATCCAGCAGGCGCCGCCGGAAAACGAGACGGCCGGGTAG
- a CDS encoding CoA-acylating methylmalonate-semialdehyde dehydrogenase: MAYPKSVADTGTVQNYVGGEWHTPSGSDGRDVVDPATSERLARVAFSSPDDVDRAVRTGAEAFEEWSTRAVEERIQPLFELKRLLEAHHDELAELLVREHGKTRAEAKGELRRGIENVEVACGIPSMMQGGTLLDAAPGIDESAVRKPLGVFAAVTPFNFPAMIPLWFLPYAVATGNSFVLKPSEQAPLVAQRIFELIDRAGFPDGVLQLINGGVDTVDALLGHDGVEGVSFVGSTPVARTIYETAAANGKRVQAQGGAKNHIVVAETADLDFAAEKTVSSAFACAGERCLANDVAVVEASVYDEFVDRVVSEAEAQTVGSGLNPDTDIGALISPEHERRVREYVGTAVDEGAELLLDGRDVSVEGSEDGNFLGPTLFGNVDPEMTIAREEVFGPVLGLMSVADLDEAIGVLDRSDFGNAASLFTASGADARTFRHETDIGNLGINAGTAAPMAFFHFGGRKDSFFGDLHAQGEDMIHFYTDKTVYIERWPDA; encoded by the coding sequence ATGGCGTATCCGAAATCCGTCGCGGACACCGGCACAGTACAGAACTACGTCGGCGGGGAGTGGCACACCCCGAGCGGGAGCGACGGGCGGGACGTCGTCGATCCGGCGACTTCAGAGCGACTCGCCCGCGTTGCGTTCAGTTCGCCCGACGACGTCGACAGAGCGGTCCGGACGGGCGCCGAGGCGTTCGAGGAGTGGTCCACCCGAGCGGTCGAAGAACGGATCCAGCCGCTGTTCGAACTGAAGCGACTGCTCGAGGCCCACCACGACGAACTCGCCGAGTTGCTCGTTCGGGAACACGGCAAAACGCGGGCCGAAGCGAAGGGGGAACTCCGGCGCGGGATCGAGAACGTCGAGGTCGCCTGCGGCATCCCGTCGATGATGCAGGGCGGGACGCTTCTCGACGCCGCACCGGGGATCGACGAGAGTGCCGTGCGAAAACCCCTCGGTGTCTTCGCTGCGGTCACGCCGTTTAATTTCCCCGCGATGATCCCGCTTTGGTTTCTGCCGTACGCCGTCGCGACCGGCAACAGCTTCGTGTTGAAGCCGAGCGAACAGGCCCCCCTCGTCGCCCAGCGCATCTTCGAGTTGATCGACCGGGCGGGGTTTCCGGACGGTGTTCTCCAGTTGATTAACGGCGGGGTCGACACGGTCGACGCGCTGTTGGGGCACGACGGCGTCGAGGGCGTCTCCTTCGTCGGCAGCACGCCGGTCGCCCGGACGATCTACGAGACGGCGGCGGCGAACGGCAAGCGCGTCCAGGCCCAAGGGGGCGCAAAGAACCACATCGTCGTCGCCGAAACGGCTGACCTGGACTTCGCCGCCGAGAAGACGGTGAGTTCGGCGTTCGCCTGCGCCGGCGAGCGCTGTCTCGCCAACGACGTCGCCGTCGTCGAGGCGTCCGTCTACGACGAGTTCGTCGACCGCGTCGTGTCGGAGGCCGAAGCCCAGACCGTGGGATCGGGGCTCAATCCGGACACCGACATCGGCGCGCTCATCAGCCCCGAGCACGAACGCCGGGTCCGGGAGTACGTCGGGACAGCCGTCGACGAGGGAGCAGAGCTCCTCCTCGACGGGCGCGACGTGTCCGTCGAGGGGTCCGAGGACGGGAACTTCCTCGGCCCGACGCTGTTCGGGAACGTCGACCCCGAAATGACGATCGCTCGCGAGGAGGTGTTCGGCCCGGTGCTCGGGTTGATGTCCGTGGCGGATCTCGACGAGGCAATCGGGGTCCTCGACCGGAGCGACTTCGGGAACGCGGCGAGTCTGTTCACTGCCAGCGGTGCCGACGCCCGGACGTTCCGACACGAGACGGACATCGGAAATCTGGGTATCAACGCCGGCACGGCGGCCCCGATGGCCTTTTTTCACTTCGGTGGCCGGAAGGACTCCTTTTTCGGTGACCTCCACGCCCAGGGGGAGGACATGATCCACTTTTACACCGACAAGACGGTGTACATCGAGCGCTGGCCGGACGCCTGA
- a CDS encoding class I SAM-dependent methyltransferase, translating to MDSDEVKKQWETRSGEYSPAYYAHHGPDETSETLREIFERFLDADAAILELGCGSGRHLAHLHEHGFERLSGIDLNGDSFDVMAETYPGLASAGTFHHGAIEAVVEGFEDGRFDAVYSVETLQHIHPDVEWVFEEIARITGDVLVTVENEGEADIARSAPTEVNYVTDDVPLYYRNWRHVFDRLGFVEVDAERGKRDTLRAFRRA from the coding sequence GTGGATTCCGACGAGGTCAAAAAGCAGTGGGAAACCCGTTCCGGGGAGTACTCGCCGGCGTACTACGCCCACCACGGCCCGGACGAAACGAGCGAGACGCTCCGTGAGATCTTCGAGCGCTTTCTCGACGCAGATGCCGCGATCCTCGAGCTGGGGTGTGGTTCCGGGCGACACCTCGCACACCTCCACGAACACGGCTTTGAGCGGCTGTCGGGGATCGATCTCAACGGCGACTCCTTCGACGTGATGGCCGAGACGTACCCCGGCCTCGCCAGTGCGGGAACGTTTCACCACGGTGCGATCGAAGCGGTCGTCGAGGGCTTCGAGGACGGCCGCTTCGATGCGGTGTACTCCGTCGAGACCCTCCAGCACATCCACCCGGACGTCGAGTGGGTCTTCGAGGAGATCGCCCGGATCACCGGCGACGTCCTCGTCACCGTCGAAAACGAGGGCGAAGCGGACATCGCGCGGTCGGCGCCGACGGAGGTGAACTACGTCACTGACGACGTGCCCCTGTACTACCGCAACTGGCGACACGTCTTCGACCGATTGGGATTCGTCGAGGTCGACGCCGAACGCGGGAAGCGGGACACCCTTCGGGCGTTCCGTCGGGCGTGA
- a CDS encoding DUF7119 family protein, translated as MTNEPDEEPPTDRESPVGEPVIRRDPQVVGRRAVRFDPDDPESVAEAADTVRRFASNTAGADDNVYMLRGAAACAALVRGTGSYKTAAERADGDATVSFIRKWARVHDLPRSIRRHVALGEIAPTAAKHIARVSGESRFLLAWATLDHGLTVREVRSIASRVNEGSSVEGALAAEGVDLGALAVSLPPDTYRELRRHAALEATEPGEIVARALDEYL; from the coding sequence ATGACTAACGAACCGGACGAAGAGCCCCCGACCGATCGGGAGTCGCCGGTCGGCGAACCCGTCATTCGCCGCGATCCCCAGGTCGTCGGGCGGAGGGCGGTCCGGTTCGACCCGGACGATCCCGAGAGCGTCGCCGAGGCTGCCGACACCGTCCGCCGGTTCGCCTCGAACACCGCCGGCGCCGACGACAACGTCTATATGCTCCGCGGCGCAGCGGCCTGTGCCGCCCTGGTCCGCGGTACCGGCTCGTACAAGACCGCCGCCGAGCGCGCCGACGGCGACGCAACCGTCTCCTTTATCCGCAAGTGGGCCCGGGTACACGATCTCCCGCGGTCGATCCGCCGCCACGTCGCCCTGGGCGAAATCGCGCCGACGGCGGCGAAACATATCGCCCGCGTCTCCGGGGAGTCGCGCTTTTTGCTCGCGTGGGCGACCCTCGATCACGGGCTGACCGTCCGGGAAGTCCGCTCTATCGCCTCCCGCGTCAACGAAGGGTCGAGCGTCGAGGGCGCCCTCGCGGCCGAGGGAGTCGACCTCGGTGCGTTGGCGGTGTCGTTGCCCCCTGACACCTACCGGGAACTCCGCCGGCACGCCGCCCTCGAAGCGACCGAACCGGGCGAGATCGTCGCGCGGGCACTGGACGAGTATTTATGA
- a CDS encoding HAMP domain-containing methyl-accepting chemotaxis protein yields the protein MLDRITLSRFDLRPKLILAFVAVAMLVGITGFVGYQAVGTVDSAAHEISTDADAIDASMGMLVAIEEQQIAVQAAMLEREGARAEFDAAESSFDEWANAMDEQDMTAEEQQAFDSLVAAHEEYTVVARELFTAKQSGDTERAEARLDEIEPLLADMRDSAHTLEGAAVDDKQAAVTGADSTTRTARQSILGLSAVAFVSAIGIGLFVAGRIIPPITRLSEATEAIKQGDLDNDLDAHVEDDELGRMIDGFGEMQENLRGVFSQIGTASRGLKRGEIGWEFEADYPGQYGRAVADLEAGADELAQSFEEIQQVSSDLQQGDIDGTVDADHPGQYGAVLGDLATGTTRLSESFREISTASQELKNGRLDAAVDTAYPGSYGAVLEDLSVGIDRLSDSIQQVQEVTDRVATSSDEVASSSEEIRQASEQVADSVEEISYGADSQSENLQEVAREMNDMSATVEEIASSAEEVAATAGTAVERGDAGREYAAEATDEIRSIESRADEAATRVNSLDDEMDEIGEVVEMITGIAEQTSMLAINASIEAARAGEAGEGFGVVASEIKSLADEAEQATTDIEARIETIQQTTEETVDGIQQMNDRVERGSETIENAVEKFDEIADAVQQAENGIREISDATDDQAASSEEVVAMVDEVSGVSQQTATEASNVSAATEEQTASLSEVSQNVQELSVLAEDLDEQVSEFETGTGADAASSTRSPTAADGGR from the coding sequence ATGCTTGATCGAATAACTCTCAGTCGATTCGACCTACGGCCGAAGCTCATCCTCGCGTTCGTCGCCGTGGCGATGCTGGTCGGCATCACCGGGTTTGTCGGATACCAGGCGGTGGGAACGGTCGACTCGGCAGCACACGAGATCTCTACCGACGCTGATGCGATTGACGCCTCGATGGGGATGCTCGTCGCCATCGAAGAACAGCAGATCGCTGTTCAGGCCGCTATGCTCGAACGAGAGGGAGCAAGGGCGGAGTTCGATGCTGCGGAGTCGAGCTTCGACGAGTGGGCCAACGCGATGGACGAACAAGACATGACCGCCGAAGAACAGCAGGCGTTTGACTCTCTGGTGGCGGCACACGAGGAGTACACTGTCGTCGCCCGGGAGCTGTTTACCGCGAAACAAAGCGGTGATACGGAACGGGCAGAGGCCAGACTGGACGAAATTGAGCCACTCCTCGCGGATATGCGTGACTCGGCGCATACGCTCGAGGGCGCAGCTGTCGACGACAAGCAAGCAGCGGTGACCGGTGCCGACAGCACCACCCGAACCGCACGACAGTCCATCCTAGGGTTGAGCGCCGTCGCATTTGTTTCCGCAATCGGGATCGGATTATTCGTCGCTGGCCGCATCATCCCGCCGATTACCCGGCTGTCCGAAGCGACGGAAGCCATCAAGCAGGGTGATCTCGACAACGACCTCGATGCGCACGTCGAAGACGACGAACTCGGCCGGATGATCGACGGGTTCGGTGAAATGCAGGAGAATCTGCGGGGCGTCTTCTCTCAGATCGGGACTGCTAGTCGGGGATTAAAACGGGGCGAGATCGGGTGGGAGTTCGAAGCGGATTATCCCGGCCAGTACGGCCGAGCAGTCGCCGATCTCGAGGCCGGAGCGGACGAACTCGCCCAGAGCTTTGAGGAGATACAGCAGGTGAGCAGTGATCTCCAGCAGGGAGACATCGACGGGACGGTGGACGCCGACCATCCCGGTCAGTACGGGGCTGTGTTGGGCGATCTGGCCACTGGAACTACTCGGCTCTCCGAGAGCTTCCGGGAGATCTCGACAGCCAGCCAAGAGTTAAAAAACGGACGGCTTGACGCTGCGGTCGACACCGCGTATCCCGGGAGCTACGGAGCCGTCCTGGAGGATCTATCGGTCGGAATTGACCGGCTGAGCGATAGCATCCAGCAGGTACAGGAAGTCACAGACCGAGTCGCAACCTCGAGCGACGAGGTAGCCAGCAGTTCCGAAGAGATACGACAGGCTAGCGAACAGGTCGCCGACTCCGTCGAGGAAATATCGTATGGTGCCGACAGTCAAAGCGAGAACCTTCAGGAGGTCGCCAGAGAGATGAACGACATGTCTGCGACCGTCGAAGAGATCGCTTCTTCTGCCGAAGAGGTAGCGGCCACTGCCGGAACGGCCGTCGAGCGTGGCGACGCGGGTCGGGAGTACGCTGCTGAGGCGACCGACGAGATTCGATCGATCGAATCCCGGGCCGACGAGGCCGCGACCCGGGTAAACAGTCTCGACGACGAGATGGACGAGATCGGCGAAGTCGTCGAGATGATAACTGGAATTGCCGAGCAGACGAGTATGCTGGCAATAAATGCCTCGATCGAGGCCGCCCGAGCAGGGGAGGCGGGTGAAGGATTCGGTGTCGTTGCCAGCGAGATCAAATCCCTTGCCGACGAGGCTGAACAAGCCACCACCGACATCGAAGCCCGTATCGAAACGATCCAACAGACGACTGAGGAGACGGTCGACGGAATCCAGCAGATGAACGATCGAGTCGAGCGAGGCAGCGAGACCATAGAAAATGCGGTCGAGAAGTTCGATGAGATCGCGGACGCCGTTCAACAGGCTGAAAACGGGATCAGAGAGATCAGCGATGCGACCGACGATCAGGCAGCCTCTTCGGAAGAAGTCGTGGCGATGGTCGATGAAGTCTCGGGTGTCAGCCAACAAACCGCAACGGAAGCGAGCAACGTCTCGGCGGCGACCGAAGAACAGACCGCCTCTCTGTCGGAGGTCTCACAGAACGTCCAAGAACTCTCTGTGCTGGCCGAAGATCTCGACGAACAGGTATCGGAATTCGAAACGGGAACCGGCGCTGACGCGGCATCGAGCACTCGGTCCCCGACGGCTGCCGACGGCGGCCGCTGA